The Leishmania mexicana MHOM/GT/2001/U1103 complete genome, chromosome 6 genome includes a region encoding these proteins:
- a CDS encoding putative 60S ribosomal protein L23a has protein sequence MPPAQKTAKKAASKDAKATKVVKVTTRKSYTRPQFRRPHTYRKPATAKPSNRVTVESKDIAAFNVIRYPLTTDKAMKKIEENNTLTFIVDSRANKTEIKKAMRKLYQVKAVKVNTLIRPDGLKKAYIRLSAAHDALDTANKIGLV, from the coding sequence ATGCCTCCTGCTCAGAAGACCGCCAAGAAGGCCGCGTCGAAGGATGCGAAGGCGACGAAGGTCGTCAAGGTGACGACGCGCAAATCGTACACCCGCCCCCAGTTCCGCCGCCCTCACACCTACCGCAAGCCGGCAACGGCAAAGCCGAGCAACCGTGTGACCGTGGAGTCGAAGGATATTGCGGCCTTCAATGTGATCCGCTACCCGTTGACGACAGACAAGGCGATGAAGAAGATCGAGGAGAACAACACCCTGACCTTCATCGTTGATTCCCGCGCCAACAAGACTGAGATCAAGAAGGCGATGCGCAAGCTGTACCAGGTCAAGGCTGTGAAGGTCAACACCCTGATCCGCCCGGATGGTCTGAAGAAGGCGTACATCCGCCTGTCTGCGGCCCACGATGCGCTGGACACCGCCAACAAGATCGGTCTCGTCTAA
- a CDS encoding putative carbonic anhydrase family protein, whose protein sequence is MSLCSCGCPHPTKQTLDVPSMYFSTTPGLLCDRNTSEASETATLRKEKLASLVGGRLVQSVQREQPPRGSGIQPLLDFNKHWAGEIVQLNPDYFVELAKQQKPQYLWIGCSDSRVPANEIVGLYPGDIFVHRNIANIVCNSDLNALAVIQYAIDCLQVEHVIISGHYKCGGVTAALHEDRVGLADHWILHVSAVKKRHWRRMLSELPTRNHLDALCELNVLAQMEHVVETHLIQRVWSRQNTEDAAAKRENRPSQNKPENEVEIHGWVYGLEDGLIRPLLTLNRRSNVEKELHNAVDALFWRYGQL, encoded by the coding sequence ATGTCactgtgcagctgcggctgcccgCACCCCACGAAGCAGACGCTTGACGTGCCCTCCATGTACTTCTCCACCACACCGGGGCTGCTGTGCGACCGCAACACGTCGGAGGCCTCGGAGACTGCGACTCTCAGGAAGGAAAAGCTTGCCAGCCTAGTTGGCGGCCGCCTTGTTCAGTCAGTGCAGCGtgagcagccgccgcgcggTAGCGGTAtccagccgctgctggacTTCAACAAGCACTGGGCCGGCGAGATTGTGCAGCTGAACCCGGACTACTTTGTAGAGCTTgcgaagcagcagaagcCGCAGTACCTGTGGATCGGCTGCAGTGACAGCCGCGTGCCCGCCAACGAAATCGTCGGTCTCTACCCCGGTGACATCTTTGTTCACCGCAACATCGCGAATATCGTGTGTAACAGCGACCTCAACGCGCTCGCTGTTATCCAGTACGCAATCGACTGCCTGCAGGTGGAACACGTGATCATATCGGGGCATTACAAGTGCGGTGGCGTGACGGCGGCTCTGCACGAGGACCGCGTGGGTCTTGCGGATCACTGGATCCTGCACGTGTCGGCGGTGAAGAAGCGCCACTGGCGGCGCATGCTCAGTGAGCTTCCCACGCGCAACCACCTCGACGCCCTGTGCGAGCTGAATGTCCTGGCGCAGATGGAGCACGTCGTGGAGACGCACCTGATACAGCGTGTGTGGTCAAGGCAGAACACagaggatgccgcggcgaAGCGCGAGAACCGCCCGTCGCAGAACAAGCCGGAGAACGAGGTGGAGATTCACGGCTGGGTATACGGGCTGGAGGATGGCTTAATtcggccgctgctgacgctgaaCCGCCGGTCGAACGTGGAGAAGGAGTTGCACAACGCCGTTGATGCGCTCTTCTGGCGCTACGGGCAGCTGTAG
- a CDS encoding dUTP diphosphatase: MKRARSANIPGVILHSLAELQDGLNAMIDPSWRAARSLDNWALAITMESTELLDSYPWKWWKNLNATPDLANVRIELVDIFHFSLSGAMQMRSTPDDEIPAASLKPLKEVMTTFLPAKECTSDPYGFVFFPLTDTQNAIASFRNVIQLANAYRFDVITESIIYAAEDLGFNLVAYYIAKHTLNCIRQLGGYKDGSYVKVNNGVEDNALLHGCIKDVSLEEVLDADKYVQAWNSIMSNVYEAFQVKESDRKDAERWFALAKENRLAIKA, translated from the coding sequence ATGAAGCGCGCTCGCAGTGCCAATATTCCAGGTGTGATTCTACACTCCTtggcagagctgcaggaTGGCCTGAACGCTATGATCGACCCTTCCTGGCGCGCTGCTCGCTCACTGGACAATTGGGCTCTTGCCATCACGATGGAGtcgacggagctgctggactCCTATCCGTGGAAGTGGTGGAAGAACCTCAACGCCACGCCTGATTTGGCCAACGTCAGGATTGAACTGGTCGACATCTTTCACTTTTCTCTTTCCGGCGCCATGCAAATGCGCTCCACCCCGGACGATGAGATTCCCGCCGCTTCGCTCAAGCCCCTGAAAGAGGTTATGACAACTTTTCTGCCGGCGAAGGAGTGCACGAGCGACCCGTACGGCTTTGTGTTCTTTCCCCTCACTGATACGCAGAACGCCATTGCAAGCTTTCGTAACGTCATTCAGCTCGCAAACGCCTATCGCTTCGATGTCATCACAGAGAGCATCATTTATGCTGCCGAGGATCTGGGATTCAACTTGGTGGCTTACTATATTGCAAAGCACACTCTAAACTGCATTCGCCAGCTGGGTGGCTACAAAGACGGTTCTTATGTGAAGGTGAACAATGGTGTTGAGGACAATGCGCTTCTGCACGGCTGCATTAAGGATGTCTCCCTCGAGGAAGTTCTCGACGCCGACAAGTATGTCCAGGCGTGGAACAGCATCATGTCCAACGTTTACGAGGCTTTCCAGGTTAAGGAGTCTGACCGAAAGGATGCAGAGCGCTGGTTTGCCCTCGCAAAGGAAAATCGACTGGCAATCAAGGCATAA